The genomic stretch GCGTCACCATCTCCTGGACCATGCGTTCATGCGCCGCAACTCGCCTGCCTCTCTCCCGGCTCTACCGGAACAGCAGGACATGTTAAACAGGACCCTGATCGGAGACGGCCATGAACACAAGGAAAGCACTCGCAATCGGTTTGGCCGTGATTCTTTTCGTCGGCTTGAACTCGTTGGTGCGGGCAGAACGCCTTGTCACCAAGCCGGGCGTCGTTGCGGTTGACCACGTGAAGAGGAAGGCCGATCTCCAGGGCGCTGGCCTCTTGCAGCAGCGTTGCGGGTTCGGCCTCCCGGTGAAGCCACCGGTCCTGACGGCGTCCATGGACACGAGCCGCGGTGCCGACAAGGCCTACGACCACATCGACGACTACTTCCGAGAGGCCGGCAAGACTTGCCTCGCCAGGGACCACGAGGCCTGCAAGGATATCCGCGACTACGCCCTCGAGTGGGCGGAAAGCGGCAAACCGGAAATGCCCTGGACGAGGCTCGCGGAGTGGCGGGCGACCATTACCGTGAACATGCGGCTCACGGGACCCATGATGGCCGCTCTTGCGATTGCCCAAGCGGAGAAGCCCCTGCCCTCCGATGCCGCGGAAAAGGTCCTTGCCTGGCTCAAGAGCAAGGTCGACGAGTTCTCCCACGACCTGCGCGGGGACGGCTACTACGATTTCGACACGGGAAGCGTCCGCAAGGCCGCCCACAACCATGCTGTGCAGTCCTCGGTGGCGGCCATGTCCTACGGAGCGCTGGCAGGAAACGACGGGTACTTCGAAACGGGCATCGAGCAGTGGCACATCACCCTCGGCAGCATGAGAGAAGACGGCAGCCTGCCCATCGAGACCCGCCGGGGCGCCAGGGCCCTCTTTTACCAAGGCAGGACCATTGCCGGACTCGTCATGCTCGCGGAAAGGGCCCGGGCGCAGGGGATCGACCTGTTCAGGAAAGCCCCGCAGCCCGGCAAGTCCATCCACCAGCCGGTCAAGTTCTTCATCGACGCCATCGAGGACCCGAAGATCGTCTTCCCCTACGCCAGGGAGAACCACAGTCCAGGCTCGAGGAAACACTACACCGATCAGTACCTGGGCGGGCTGGGGAGCACCATGGGGTGGGTGGCGTCTTACATGCGGGAGTTTCCCGGCCATGAGAACACGCACAGGCTGAGGGGACTACGCTCGAGCAAAGGCAATACTCTGGTGAGAAAGGCGGTCTCCGCGGTGGGTAGGGCCGACACCAGCGGCCGTTCCGGCGAGTGGATCGGCGTGGATGCCGTGTGCTTCTACTCGGCGGTGGAATAAAAGCTGCGTGGCTTTGGTTTTGCCCGGATTGCGGATTCATGACCTTCGGCACTCTTGGGCGTCCACCGCCGCCATGAACGGCGTGGACATGGTGACCATCGCAAAGCTGCTCGGTCATGCCCTGGTCGAGACGACCGAGCGATACGTCCACCTATCCGACCAGTCCGTTGCCGACGCCGCCGACCGGGTATCGAGCCGCATCAATGCGGCCCTGGCCGGAAGGGAGGAAGGCGCCGAGTGCAAATCCCGCGCCGTCCGCTACGCTCACGTTGCGGACGGGCACCTCGTCGAGGCGGCGGAGAAGGTCGGAACCATCATCGCCGAGGCGATAGGTTACGGGGCCGGGTCGTCTCATCGAGAATCCAGA from Deltaproteobacteria bacterium encodes the following:
- a CDS encoding alginate lyase family protein, which translates into the protein MKRKADLQGAGLLQQRCGFGLPVKPPVLTASMDTSRGADKAYDHIDDYFREAGKTCLARDHEACKDIRDYALEWAESGKPEMPWTRLAEWRATITVNMRLTGPMMAALAIAQAEKPLPSDAAEKVLAWLKSKVDEFSHDLRGDGYYDFDTGSVRKAAHNHAVQSSVAAMSYGALAGNDGYFETGIEQWHITLGSMREDGSLPIETRRGARALFYQGRTIAGLVMLAERARAQGIDLFRKAPQPGKSIHQPVKFFIDAIEDPKIVFPYARENHSPGSRKHYTDQYLGGLGSTMGWVASYMREFPGHENTHRLRGLRSSKGNTLVRKAVSAVGRADTSGRSGEWIGVDAVCFYSAVE
- a CDS encoding tyrosine-type recombinase/integrase gives rise to the protein MPCASTRRWNKSCVALVLPGLRIHDLRHSWASTAAMNGVDMVTIAKLLGHALVETTERYVHLSDQSVADAADRVSSRINAALAGREEGAECKSRAVRYAHVADGHLVEAAEKVGTIIAEAIGYGAGSSHRESREGLLR